One region of Acanthopagrus latus isolate v.2019 chromosome 24, fAcaLat1.1, whole genome shotgun sequence genomic DNA includes:
- the LOC119015273 gene encoding uncharacterized protein LOC119015273, protein MICVSSPDESVCEMSSMNQCEDREEGGPPSKTTGPGPGPEPEPSCVSFKSDRSMGRRSSDRKRPAAAEPEAEPEAEPEPSCVSFRSDRSKDFYIDFKRQRLADKKVDQESSEVPRGPSVQQHQTHLDSIFMLLEENIVTFVKNELKKVQKVLSSDYPECSESQREDEEVLDGEDEEQRRSSREAFLKITLDFLRRMKQEELADCLQSSKRIS, encoded by the exons atgatttgtgtttcctctccagatgaaagtgtgtgtgagatgagcagcatgaatcagtgtgaggacagagaggagggaggccctccctctaaaaccactggacctggaccaggacctgaacctgagcccagctgtgtgtccttcaagagTGACCGGTCAATGGGTCGTCGATCATCAGACAGAAA GAGACCAGCCGCTGCTGAGCCTGAAGCTGAGCCTGAAGCTGAGCCTGAACCCAGCTGTGTTTCCTTCAGGAGTGACCGGTCAAAGGATTTTTATATTGATTTTAAACGACAGCGTTTAGCTGACAAAAA agtcgaccaggagagctcagaggttcCCAGAGGTCCgtctgtccagcagcatcagacacacctggactcCATATTTATG ctgctggaggagaacattgTCACTTTTGTGAAGAACGAGCTGAAGAAGGTCCAGAAGGTTCTGAGTTCAGATTACCCAGAATgctcagagagtcagagggaggatgaggaggtgttggacggtgaggatgaagagcagaggaggagcagcagagaggcatttctGAAGATCACACTTGACTTCCTGAGgagaatgaagcaggaggagctggctgactgtctgcagagcagtaaGAGGATTTCTTAG